The Chthoniobacterales bacterium genome includes the window CGCCACGCGGTCGAACACCTTCACACACTCGATCGGGTAACGGCCCGTGGAAGTTTCTCCGCTCAACATGATGGCGTCGGCCTGTTCGAAGACGGCGTTGGCCACATCCGTAATCTCGGCCCGCGTCGGCATTGGATTCTCGATCATCGACTCCAGCATGTGCGTCGCCACGATCACCGGCTTGCCGATCCGCAGGCAGCGCTTCACGATTTTACGCTGGATGATCGGGAGCTCTTCCATCGGACATTCGATCCCCAGATCGCCCCGCGCGATCATGACGACGTCGGCCGCTTCGATCATTTGGGTTATGTGGCGAACGGCGGACTGGTCTTCGATTTTCGCCACAATTTGGGCGGAACTCTTCGCCTTCTTCAGCACCCGGCGCAGCTCCTGGAGATCACTTTTCTTCCGGGCAAAGCTGAGCGCGACGAAATCGACCTTCAGCTCCACACCCAGCGCGATGTCGGCGCGGTCCTTATCAGTCAAGGGCGGCAGGTTCACGTGGACTCCAGGCAGATTGATATGCCGGCGTGAGCCGAGCACGCCCTGCGTTAGCACCTTGCAGCGAATCCGGTTCCGCTTTTTTCCCAGAACCAGGAGCCGCATGACGCCGTTGTCGACCAAAACGATGTCGCCGACGGAGATGTCGTTGACGAGCCCTTCGTAGTTCACGTCGACCGAATATTTTTCCTCGCTCCGCGCGCCGCGGACGGTGAATTCGAGAATATCGCCCGGTTTCAAATTGAGCTCTGTCTTCAGGTCGCCCGTCCGAATCGCCGGTCCCTGGGTATCGAGAAGGATTGCCACCGGCCGCGAAATTTCCGCCGCGATTTTCCGGATCCGCGGAACGATCTCGCGCACCCAGGGATGCTTCGCATGGCTCATGTTCAGGCGAAAAACATCCGCGCCCTCCTGGAGCAATTGCCGCAGCGTCTCGGTCTTCTCCGTGGCCGGACCGATCGTGCAGATGATTTTCGTCTTCCGCATCAGGTTCAGGTTTGAAGTTTAATCCGAGAAAGCAAGGGTCTCCTCCTTCACGCCCGGCGGAGGCGGCATCGCAGGAACCGCGAGTCGCTCCTCGGACGAGAAATCCGGCACCCGCGGAGGAAACGCGATTTCGAACCCGGGGAGATTCAGCGAGAGATTCGGATTATAAAACGGATCGCGGATCAACCGCTTGGGCCAGACGCGCTGGACGTAGCCTGCTTCCTTGAGAAAGAGCGCCTGTTCTTCCAGCGTGCGCTGGTGCCCGCGCGAGGCCGATTCGTGATGAATGAGGTTCGTGTACGGCGTCCACACAACCCAATAGCCCCGTTCGGTCAGGCGCAGGCAAAAATCGATGTCATTGAACGTGACGCTAAGATTTTGCTCATCGAAC containing:
- the pyk gene encoding pyruvate kinase, whose translation is MRKTKIICTIGPATEKTETLRQLLQEGADVFRLNMSHAKHPWVREIVPRIRKIAAEISRPVAILLDTQGPAIRTGDLKTELNLKPGDILEFTVRGARSEEKYSVDVNYEGLVNDISVGDIVLVDNGVMRLLVLGKKRNRIRCKVLTQGVLGSRRHINLPGVHVNLPPLTDKDRADIALGVELKVDFVALSFARKKSDLQELRRVLKKAKSSAQIVAKIEDQSAVRHITQMIEAADVVMIARGDLGIECPMEELPIIQRKIVKRCLRIGKPVIVATHMLESMIENPMPTRAEITDVANAVFEQADAIMLSGETSTGRYPIECVKVFDRVARRIERSGGAGYGQDAMLEDNRQKTVASAVVLANSLSRSKIVVFTHHGTMARYASNLRPATAPIFAFTCSETVFRQIVILWGTHPVMLDFAENPNDTIEAAIAYLRKQKLTEPGDHLIVLSDMLGGRDKVDSVQLRTVE